The region TTTTTGAAGGTATTCCTATTTATAAAATCCCTTGGTTTGACACGGATTTGAATGGTTTATCCGGTGTAGATCGTATTGAACAAAATGCCCTGAAAGGTAGGGATGTTTTTGGTGTACATGAGGAGTTGTTTAGTCAATGCTTCGAAAAAGTCGAAACCGGTTACAATCTACTATTAAAGCTTCCGTTTATTGAAAAGGGAGAACTGAGTCTACACGAATCTGGAACAGATATTATCCTTAAGATTGGAAACTTCAAAAGGTGTATACCGAAACCTAATTCCTTAAGAAATTATGTTGTATCAGGTGCGAGGTTATCTGAGGGCATATTAACGGTTAATTTTATGGAAGGAGAGATAAGGCAATGAATCGAACCGATATAATGGTATTTTCGCAAAAGATGATGGAAGCAAAAAAGATGGAGGTAGAGGCACTAATGTATCTGTTACCGGAGCAGACTCAAGACCATATGAAAGTAATTGGAAAAGAACTGGAGTCCATGATCAAAGAGTGCTTTGTGGTACCTGAAGGAACTCAGCAGAAAAAATCGAAAAAAGCTTCTACATCAGGAACTAGAAAGGTGGATATCGATTGATGAGAATAATATTATATACCGGAAAAGGTGGAGTAGGAAAGACTAGTATCAGTGCAGCCACTGCTGTTAAGCTTGCCCAAGAAGGTAAAAAAGTCTTGATAATGAGCACTGACCAAGCTCACAGCCTGGGAGATTCATTAGGTTTTTCGTTAAATGGGATACCTCAAACAATTGCTCCCAATTTGGACGCCCTTGAAATTGATGTTGTTGAAGAAAATGAGAAAGCATGGGGGAACTTTAAGGGATTTTTCAAGGAGTTACTTACATCTCGAGCTGAAGGTGGCATTGAAACGGAGGAGCTTCTTGTCTTTCCTGGATTAGAAGAATTGTTCGCACTGTTCAAAATATTAGAAATATATGAGAATGAACAATATGATGTGCTAATAGTTGATTGTGCACCCACAGGAGAAACGCTAGCCCTTCTTAAATTCCCGGAATTGTTTGGGGATGTGATCAGCAAGGCTTTACCTATGAAAAGAAAGACTGCTAAAATTGCACGACCATTAGTGAAAACATTGACTAAGATACCAATGCCAAAGGATGAAGTCTTTGATGATTTTGAGCGGTTAATGGATAAGTTAGGGCGACTACAGGTGCTGATGCTTAATAAAGATATCGTATCTTTACGGATTGTTACTACGCCTGAGAAAATCGTCATCAGTGAAACGAAAAGAAATTACACCTGCTTGCACCTGTATAACTATAATGTGGATGCAATCATTATAAATAAGGTGTACCCTAAAGAAGCTTTAGAAGGCTATTTTAATAAATGGGTAAAATTACAGAAGGATGGTCTAAATGAGATTAGAGAAAGCTTCAGAGAAATTCCAGTGTTTGAACTTCAATTACAAAAGCAGGAATTAAAAACAATCCCGATACTTGAAAATCTGAGTAGTTTATACGGAACATACAATCCCATTGATGTATTGGCAAAGGAGGAAATATATACGATAAATAAAGATGGAGATATCTATATAATGGCGATCAGCCTTCCTTTTGTTGATAAATCAGAGATGGATTTAGTGCAACAAAACGGAGAAATTCAAATTTCATTTAAGAACGAAAAACGCTGCCTAACACCCCCGGATTATCTGAAAGACAAAGAGATATCAAGTGCTAAAATGGAACAGGGTAAGTTAATCATATATTTTGAGTAAAATTAGCAGAATCCTCACTGCTTGAATTATATATAAAGAATCCAATGGTTTGTAAGGAAATTGAAAAAGTATTTGAGTCATATACTGGCAGTAAACTGTCTGATGTATTTATTATTGATAGCATACCCAAAACTGTAAGTGGTAAGAAGCAAAGATTCCAAGTTCAATTTGCTAAAGAAATAATAAGAGTAAATGAACCGGAAACCGTAAAACATGAAAAACCATCTTCTCTCTTGGAGATTCAAATTGCAAAAGTTTGGGAAAGTGTTCTAAATGTACCTGTTTATGATATATACACTTCATTTTTTAAGATGGGGGGAGACTCTCTTGCAGTATTTGAATGTGTTATACAACTAAATAAATTAAATTTGTACATTTCTTCAGAATATTTCTTTTCACACCCAACAATAGCTGAGTTGGCTAGGAAAGCGGAATTAGAAGAAGGCGCTATTATCGCAGAACAAGAAGTGGCTGCTGGCTTTGCAGACCCTTTGCCATTCCATTGTAGTATATTACATAAAAAGCATATCAATCAATGGAATTTCAGCTGTTTATTAGATTTGGACCCAATGCCAACCAACGATACTCTAAAAAATATTTTGAAGTATCTTATTATGCAGCATGATGGCTTGCGCTATAGGTTTAAAATTGAAGGTTCAAACATAACAGAATATATCGCTGAAGTTGAAGAGAGTGCTTGTATCGAACTAATCAGATATAAAGAGGAAGATAACTTAGAGCCTGTTTTTGCAAAGTATCAGGAAACTCTGGATATTACGCAGTGTCCTCTTAAATTGGTTGCCTTTTATAAAGAAGATGAGGATTACGGAAAATTACTTGTTATGTGGCATCATGTATTAGGCGATGCTTATTCCATAGGTAAATTCATGGAGGATTTCATTGATATTTATAGAACAGTAGTTGTGAATAAGAATGAATATATATTGAAAAGAAAGACTACATCCCTGAAGCAATGGAGTGCTATAGTAAATAAATTCGCCTTTGATAAGGAATGCATAGCAGATATTGATTATTGGAAACAGACTTGCAATTCAGATAATATAATCCCAACTGAGTATAACTGGAGTCTGAGAGATAATATAATGGATTACGAAAAAATACACGAATTCTTATTATGCCGAGTTGATGATTTAAAAGATGCGGGAGAGCTACAATATAAACTTCTAGCAGCATGGTCAGAGACTATAAGAAAATGGACACAGCAAGATGAAATAAATTTATCGTATACTTTAAATGGGCGTCACGGTATAATTATATGCAAAGATTCACTATTGTTCTAAAATACATAGTCAGAAAACAATACAGCATCTTGCTAACGAACTTAAAAACCAAGTTCAGAAATTTTGTGAATATAAGACTGATGAGTCATCTAAATCAGAGTAGAGCTATTCTAAGTGATGTTCACAGCCTTTGAGAAGCTTTAGAGGATATGGTTTTGAAAGGGGGTTCGACTCCTCTCACCTTCACCAAATCAAAACGTCAATATCGATACAATTCTGACGAGCCGGAAAGTCCAGTGATACTGGGCTTTTTCGGTTTTTAGGGATTATTTTTATCAATGAAGTGCTGTTTTCAGATTTAGAGACAATAAATGTTCCAACTTTAATTATTCACGGTATTCATGATAAGGTGGTTCCATTTCAACTTGGTCAGATACAAAACGAAAGCATTAAAAATTCAAAGCTCATACCGTTCTATTACAGTGGTCATGCAACTTTCTACGATCAAAAGGATGAATTTAATGAAGTGTTAGTAACGTTTGTTGTATTCTTAAGCCATAATGAATTAATGGAACAAGGTTGATTCTATGCAAAACCGGAAGGTCAATCGGCAGACCATAATACTATATTTAAGTATACGTCTTTGTTACTTGTTTCCATAGAGTATCTATCAGTACATCAATCTCTCTGTAGGTATTATAAAATGCTAATGAAATCCTAGCTGTACTCTCTATGCCAAATCTTCTTAAAATCGGTAAAGAGCAATGATGGCCTGTACGGATAGCAATCCCTTCTTTATTAAGCACCTGCCCGATGGATTCTGTGGCAATACCGTTTAACGTAAAGGAAATGACTCCAGCTTTTTCTGAGGCAGTTCCTATGATAGACAGACCAGGAACATTACGTAATGCTTCGGAAGTATACGTAAAAAGCCTATGCTCATATTCCGCAATATTATCCATTCCTATATCCTGCAGATAATCCACTGCAGCACCTAGTCCCACAGCGCCTGCTATATCGCTTTAGTAACAATTTCCTTAATAGGCGTTATTGTACCAAGAGAATTGGATACATATGCGGTAGCCACAATTTTTACTTTGGGAGACAACAGCTTTTTATATGACTCCATATCTATTGCGTCATACTGAGGGGCAGTTTTTGCTACATCGGCAAGATTATAGGTAAGGTAGTACTAATAATAACGGCTAGCGGCTTTAGACATCGGACTTGGATGAGACCCAATACTTTGTAGAAATGAGCTTGGCAGTAAATAAAGATCACAATTTGCCTGACAGGTGTGCGAAAATGATATCAGGCAAATTGTGATTGAGTTAAGGGAAAATGGCTGTATTCTTTGGTACTAAGAAATGTAATTATAAACAGACGATTATTTGGTAAGGCATAGGATCGCCAAACCTTGTGAACCCAAATTCGGCAGTTCTGTATCTCTGATAACCTGTGTTCGGATTAGTTTGCCATCACGGTCATTATGGAAAACGCTGATGAAACCCTCATTTCCATTGAGTACATACAGATTGTTGGAACTAACGCCACTATCAATTGGTGCACCAGACCCATCTTTCGTACTATAGATAATATTTGAAACACTCAGATGTCCATTATTTTCAACTTTATACGTTGTTATAGTATGGCCACCAGCATTGGAAGTATAGGAAAAACGTCCGTTTTCAGATAGTGCAACCCAACAAGTAGCAGTCTGAAAATTCAAAACGGATGAACTGATTACAGAAAGTGTTCCATTATGATTAACCTTGTAAGATGATAATGCATTTGTTCCGGCCTCCGTAACCAGTAATATTTCATTTGTTAAGAAAACAGAGCCAAAAGGTCCGGAGCCACTGGAATTGCTGACGATAGGGCCAGTGAGAGTTCCGTCTGGTTGAACGGTAAATACACTGATTAGGTTAGTGTTTTGCTCGGAGACTGCTATTTTTTTACCGTTACAATTGATGACAATGCATGTTGGCTTGGCATTTATTGAACTCAATAATTTAGTAGAGCCTATGATTTCGGTAAGCCTTCCTTTTTTGCCCACTTGAAAACCAGTAACATTGGACGCAATGCTGCTCCCGTTTCCTGCATTTGCCACATAGAGAAAATTATGGTGAGTTGTTAGGCTTATTGGCAAGAAGCCGCCAGATTGCTTCACATCAGCAAGAATCAGGGTTCCCGAGTTGGTGATTCTAAAGCTAGTGATACTATTGCTGCCTGCGTTCACGACGAAAAGGAAATGTCCGTCTTCTGATAGTATGATTGATCCCTGTGAACCAAGAGGATCAACAGTTTGGGTTCCAGTGCCTTTACCGCCTGTTTTGTAAGTCTTAATAAATGCAAAATTATTACTGGATTCCTGACGAATAGCCACAACTTCATTACAATCAGCGGCATTCGACATAGAATAAATCATGTATTCATGCCTACAGTCTGTCATACCATACATTTATTTACCACTCCTTTATACGATTTATTATTAATAGGATAAGTACGCAATTTGGCGTTAGGTCTCATCTTAGTATTAATATATGATATATCTACAAAAATGCGAAGAAATCAATCATACTCAATTTCCCAGAGTATGGAATCCAAATGGCAACCGCCAAATACGACCGCATACATAGCAGGAGGCCGCTTATTCTCCAAAAGAAGAATGAGCGGCCACATGTTTTTTAAAAAACCACCATAAAATTGTAATTGAAATGAAGGGAAATTGGCTGTAGTTGTGGTGTTAAGAAAAATGTAATCAATAAACAGACGATCTAATTTCTATTTGGTAGGCATAGGATCGCCAAACCTTGTGAACCTAAATTCGGAAGTTGTGTATTGCTGAAAACTTGTTTTCGGATTAATTTGCCTTCTCGGCCAGTAATGAAAACGCTGATGGATCCCTCATTTCCATTGAGTACATACAGGTAGTTGGTACAAACGCCACTATCAATTGGTGCATTAGACCCATCTTTCGTGCTATAAATAATATTTGAAACACTCACATGTCCATCATATTCAACTTCATACGTTGTTATTGTGTGGGTACCAGCATTGGAAGTATAAGCAAAACGTCCGTCTTCAGATATTGCAACCCAACAGGTAGCTGCCTGAAAATTCAAAACGGATGAACTGATTACAGAAAGTGTACCATTGTGATTAACTATGTATGAAGATAATGCATTTGTTCCAGCCTCCGTAACCAGTAATATTTCATTTGTTAAGAAAACAGAGCCAAAAGGTCCGGACCCGCTAGAATTGCTGACGATAGGACCGGTGAGGGATCCGTCTGGTTGAACGGTAAATACACTGATTAGGTTAGTGTTCAGCTCGGAGACCGCTATTTTTTTACCATTATAATTGATGACAATACATGTTGGTCTGGCATTTTTTGAACTCAATGATTTAGTGGAGTCAATGATTTCGGTAAGCCTACCGTTTTCATCCACCTGAAAACCAGTTATATTGGAGCCAATGCTGCTCCCATTGCCTGCATTTGCTACATAGAGAAAATTACGGTGAGTTGTTAGGCTTTTTGGGAAGAAACCATCGGACTGCTTCACGTCTGCAAGAATCAGGGTTCCCGAGTCGGTGATTTTGAAGCTAGTGATACTATTACTGCCTGCGTTCACGACGAAAAGGAAATGTCCATCATCTGATAGTATGATTGATCCCTGTGAACCAAGAGGATCAACAGTTTTGGTTCCAGTGCCTTTACCGCCTGTTTTATAAGCCTTAATAAATGTAAAATTATCACCAGAATCATGGCGAATGGCTACAACTTCATTATAATCAGCAGCATTCGACGTAGAGTAAATCATGTATCCATGCCGATAATCAATCGTATCATACATTTTTTAACCACTCCTTAAATGATTTGCTATTAAAAAGATAAGTACGTAATTTGGTGCTAACGTCTCCTTGGTATCAATATATTCAATTTATTTACTAAAATGCGAAAATATTTATTGACCTATAGCAACCGTATTCATTGCGTCCACTCCAGTTCTATACTAATTTACTAATAAAGTATCGATTTGCATTGCTTCATAAAAGTATGGACCATGAGTATTTTGTAGAAATATACTTTCCCCATCACCTAACATAATCGGATTAAAAAAAAATATAGAAACTAAAAGAGGCTAAGTTTTTAGGTCGATTTCAATGACTATAGACTTAGCCTCTTTTCTTATGCTAAAATACAGGAAGGAATAACTCAACTCCAAACTCAAATGAACTTGATAAGAAAAATTTTATTGCGGTAAAATAGAGTTTACAAAAGAGGACACAAAAAGCGAGGAAATAAATTTATTTTACATAGTATGATTTGAACAGGGAGGGAAGAAATGCAGGGATTAAAGAAGTTAAGTAGCTCTATTGGGATGGTAATAAAAAGTCAGGACACAACTTGCTTTACCTGCTATTGTACTTTAAAAATGAAAGGGATGGACATAAAATGAAGAAAATTTGTACTATCTTTACGATTATAGGAATCATGTTAATGCTGTTTATCGTAGTTGTTACCACTCAGATTTATCAAAATTCTACGGATGATTCTACGATTATGTTTTCAAATGTGTATTATGGTTTTATTATAATTGATTTTTTGTGTTTTGCTGTTGGCGGCTCCCGTCTGGTTTATAAGCAGTTTAAAAAATGGAGTGAGCAGATAAAGCTAATTTTGGAAACAAGGAAGACAAAGAAAATACCAGCAAAAAAATCAATATCGCAGCACAAGGCTCCGATTCCGGCTGCAATCCGGTTTCAAAAACCGAGTGTGCCTGATAATGTGTCACAGCCGCAGCGGATTCAGTCACTATATCTTTGCGAAAACATTCATCCGCTGGTTACGATAAGGTATATTGTGGGGATTATAATGATGGTAGGAACATTAGCATCCATACCGGTTTTGGCGGATCAGTTGCCGCCAGATTACACATTGGCCTACATAACAGCTGCGACTGTATTATTTTGGAGCGGAATTATAATCTTAAGAGCAGCCAGAATAAATAGAAAGCTGCAAAAGACAACGGGTTTTGTAATAACAATGGATGGTTTTCTCTATTATCTTAGTATGGACCTGAGGGTATATCAGGATAACAGGATGCCGTTTACAAAGGTCGGAGAAATTATCCATAATAGCAGGGAAATTCAACAAATAAGTGAAGCTGAGAGAACACAGGAGGCATTTTTAAATAGTAAGGAGGCAAAAGAGGAAATTGAAGAATGCCTGAATGGAAATAAGGTTCGGGGGCTATTTCGTATAACCCGCATGGATGCACCGCAGATCCTACGAAAAAACACAAGTAATATTCAAATAAAGTTTTGGAATGAAAATTCGGTTCGTGTCGAAAAGATAACTTTATTCAAGAATAACAAAGGCTTTGAGCAGATTTTAGGTGCCATAAAGAAACTGGACCAGAAAATTGACTATAAACAATTCGAAAAGCTGAATAAAGTGGGTATTTCATTACAATATGAGGAGAGAAAAGAAATTGGAAAATACAAATCAAAACTTTAAGAATAATAGTTTCTTTAAGAAAGTACTTTTTAGTATTATAACACTGATAATTATAATAATACTAACCTATGCGACTGTTACATACATAGGGATGAAAAAAACTATTTTAGATGTGAAAAATTCTGCCAATATGAATGAGTTGGCACAAGCGAATAGTACAATAAATTATTTATTTGAAATGACTAAAAATTTGGCCTTATACATTTACCAAGATGAGGATTTGGTTAAGCTTTTGCATATTGAAGATAAAGAATTTTTAAATAGTTTAGATTATATAAAGTTACGAACCAAATTGAACACCTATACCCATACATTTGAGTTCTCAGATAGTATTATTATATACAATAGCAAATTAGATTTGATAACTTCTACGGAATATTCCATTCAAAACTATGATAAACCATTGGCGAATGCCATTAAAAAATATATTAACAATGATATGAAGGAATATGCAGAGTTTGCTATTTTAGACTATTTGGAGGAAGACGGTAAAAAGAATACTGCGTTTTTGTTTGGCTTAAAGGACTGGAAGTTTATTACTCCGGATAATCAAACAACGATTGGTATTCTAATTAAACCAGAATGGTTATTCGATAACTTAGAGATTATTAATAAAGCTGATGCAAATCAAGAAAAAGAAATATTTATATTGGATAATAAAGGGGAATTATATAGTTCCGATGCAAAGTTAGTAAAAGATGAGAGTTTAAATGAATTAAAAAATATAGTAATGAATCAACCTCAGAATAGTGACTACTTTGATGTTTATATACATAATGTAAAATATAAAGCCACCTACATAAAAAATGAAATGTGTAAATGGAAAATTATATCGATTCAGCCTTATAATGTGTTTATGTCACAGTTATATAAAATTACGGGAATATTTATCGCCATAACATTTACTATCATTTTAATAGCCTTAGGATTAGCTTTTATTTTTACAAAACATATTTATGTGCCTGTGAATAAAGTGGTAAAACAATTTATCCATAAGAATAAAAACATAAGTAATGATTTAAAAATTGAAGACGAACTAGGTTTTATTGTAAAGAGCTACGAAAATGCTGTATCCCAGATTTCTATACAACAAAGTGATTTAAAAAGTTCTAAAAAATATATAAGAAGTTATTGGATAAAAAGACTCCTAATGGAAAGTAAAATGCTCTCTTTAGAGGAGTTGAAGAAAAATGATGTAGAAGAATTATTGAATGTCAATTTATTAGAAGAGTTTATCATTATTATTCTAAATATCGATGAAAATGGAGAATTCAATAGACATACTATTGAAAATCAACGTATATACCGCTATGCTATTGAAAATATTTCTCAAGAAGTTATAGGTGAATCATTTCCTTGTAATATAGTCGATATGGGTGAGGAGAACCTTGTAGTTTTAGTCAGCCTAAAAGATACAAAGGGAGTAGTAGCTCAAATAGAAGAATGTGTCAGAAAAATACAGCAGACAGTTGTTACTTATTATGAATTCTCTCTATCAGCAGCAATTTCTGATAAAATAGAAAATTATAGCGATATTTCTAAAAGCTATAAAAAAGCTTTACATTTATTAAGTTATAAATTGATCTATGGAAATGAATGTATGATCAAAGAATCAATGCTAGAAGAAATATTCGAATCAAATAAAGAAATGTTTATTTTACAGAAAGAGCAAAAATTAGAAGGTCTTTTCATAAGTGATAAGGAAGAGTTATTCAGAACAGAAATAAATGAAATATTTGAGACGATTAAAAACATGAAATATAGTGAAATTATGAGTAGTATTAACTACTTAAGCTTTTTGTTCTATAAGATTATTAAGATAAACTTTCCAATGCAGTTCAATGAACAAATAAAGCAAATGAATATATTAAATAAGAATATATTTAACAGTGCTAGCTTGGAAGAAATTAAAGAAATTTTTATTGAAATTTATATCAATATTCATAAAAATCCACAAGAGAATATTTCAACCACCAATAACATGTTAGTAAGTACTATTATTCAAATTATTGAAGAGAATTATAAAGATCCTAATTTGAGCCAGGAGTGGATTGCATCTACTTTAAAGCTTTCTTATAGTAATGTCGGAAAGGTATTTAAATTAGTTGAGAAAGTTTCGATAGCGGAATATGTGAATAAGGTTCGGTTAAAATACGCTTGTGAGTTATTGGAAAATACGAATTATAGTATAAATGACATTTTTAATAGTGTAGGGTTTGTAAATCAAAGTTATTTTTTCACCTTATTCAAAAAATATTTTGGATGTACTCCGAAGCAATATCAATTACAGAAGAAGTTTAAACAATTTTGATTGAGTACTGCTACAATAAACTTTCAAGAAATGCAAGATATATAATGTCTGTATAAAGAGAGGGCAAACTATTTGTAAACGCCTTTTGCTTGAATGAAAAACATCTGGGCTTATAAATAAGCTTTATCATTATACATAAATAGGGAAACTGTCAACAAAATGTTGGTGGTTTCCCTTTTCACTTTGCTACGGAAACACGAATCAAAGAAATAAATAAAATTCAAAGTAGTAGAAACTTAAAATCAGAGAAATGAAAAAATTAGATAGTAGGAATGAAACGCAATGGAAGCTATGATAGAAATATCACTATAACTTAAAGTGTTTAAAAGAATAGGAGGAAGAAAATGAATATTACGTATGAAAAGTATTTTGATAAGGTGTATGGAGGTTGGATAGGAAAATGCCTTGGAGGAGCGGCAGGTGCACCTGTAGAGGGATTTAAGAAATTAATTGAATG is a window of Lachnoclostridium phytofermentans ISDg DNA encoding:
- a CDS encoding lactonase family protein; its protein translation is MYDTIDYRHGYMIYSTSNAADYNEVVAIRHDSGDNFTFIKAYKTGGKGTGTKTVDPLGSQGSIILSDDGHFLFVVNAGSNSITSFKITDSGTLILADVKQSDGFFPKSLTTHRNFLYVANAGNGSSIGSNITGFQVDENGRLTEIIDSTKSLSSKNARPTCIVINYNGKKIAVSELNTNLISVFTVQPDGSLTGPIVSNSSGSGPFGSVFLTNEILLVTEAGTNALSSYIVNHNGTLSVISSSVLNFQAATCWVAISEDGRFAYTSNAGTHTITTYEVEYDGHVSVSNIIYSTKDGSNAPIDSGVCTNYLYVLNGNEGSISVFITGREGKLIRKQVFSNTQLPNLGSQGLAILCLPNRN
- a CDS encoding condensation domain-containing protein; this encodes MVCKEIEKVFESYTGSKLSDVFIIDSIPKTVSGKKQRFQVQFAKEIIRVNEPETVKHEKPSSLLEIQIAKVWESVLNVPVYDIYTSFFKMGGDSLAVFECVIQLNKLNLYISSEYFFSHPTIAELARKAELEEGAIIAEQEVAAGFADPLPFHCSILHKKHINQWNFSCLLDLDPMPTNDTLKNILKYLIMQHDGLRYRFKIEGSNITEYIAEVEESACIELIRYKEEDNLEPVFAKYQETLDITQCPLKLVAFYKEDEDYGKLLVMWHHVLGDAYSIGKFMEDFIDIYRTVVVNKNEYILKRKTTSLKQWSAIVNKFAFDKECIADIDYWKQTCNSDNIIPTEYNWSLRDNIMDYEKIHEFLLCRVDDLKDAGELQYKLLAAWSETIRKWTQQDEINLSYTLNGRHGIIICKDSLLF
- a CDS encoding ArsA family ATPase translates to MRIILYTGKGGVGKTSISAATAVKLAQEGKKVLIMSTDQAHSLGDSLGFSLNGIPQTIAPNLDALEIDVVEENEKAWGNFKGFFKELLTSRAEGGIETEELLVFPGLEELFALFKILEIYENEQYDVLIVDCAPTGETLALLKFPELFGDVISKALPMKRKTAKIARPLVKTLTKIPMPKDEVFDDFERLMDKLGRLQVLMLNKDIVSLRIVTTPEKIVISETKRNYTCLHLYNYNVDAIIINKVYPKEALEGYFNKWVKLQKDGLNEIRESFREIPVFELQLQKQELKTIPILENLSSLYGTYNPIDVLAKEEIYTINKDGDIYIMAISLPFVDKSEMDLVQQNGEIQISFKNEKRCLTPPDYLKDKEISSAKMEQGKLIIYFE
- a CDS encoding alpha/beta fold hydrolase, yielding MLFSDLETINVPTLIIHGIHDKVVPFQLGQIQNESIKNSKLIPFYYSGHATFYDQKDEFNEVLVTFVVFLSHNELMEQG
- a CDS encoding aminotransferase class V-fold PLP-dependent enzyme encodes the protein MESYKKLLSPKVKIVATAYVSNSLGTITPIKEIVTKAI
- a CDS encoding helix-turn-helix domain-containing protein, translating into MENTNQNFKNNSFFKKVLFSIITLIIIIILTYATVTYIGMKKTILDVKNSANMNELAQANSTINYLFEMTKNLALYIYQDEDLVKLLHIEDKEFLNSLDYIKLRTKLNTYTHTFEFSDSIIIYNSKLDLITSTEYSIQNYDKPLANAIKKYINNDMKEYAEFAILDYLEEDGKKNTAFLFGLKDWKFITPDNQTTIGILIKPEWLFDNLEIINKADANQEKEIFILDNKGELYSSDAKLVKDESLNELKNIVMNQPQNSDYFDVYIHNVKYKATYIKNEMCKWKIISIQPYNVFMSQLYKITGIFIAITFTIILIALGLAFIFTKHIYVPVNKVVKQFIHKNKNISNDLKIEDELGFIVKSYENAVSQISIQQSDLKSSKKYIRSYWIKRLLMESKMLSLEELKKNDVEELLNVNLLEEFIIIILNIDENGEFNRHTIENQRIYRYAIENISQEVIGESFPCNIVDMGEENLVVLVSLKDTKGVVAQIEECVRKIQQTVVTYYEFSLSAAISDKIENYSDISKSYKKALHLLSYKLIYGNECMIKESMLEEIFESNKEMFILQKEQKLEGLFISDKEELFRTEINEIFETIKNMKYSEIMSSINYLSFLFYKIIKINFPMQFNEQIKQMNILNKNIFNSASLEEIKEIFIEIYINIHKNPQENISTTNNMLVSTIIQIIEENYKDPNLSQEWIASTLKLSYSNVGKVFKLVEKVSIAEYVNKVRLKYACELLENTNYSINDIFNSVGFVNQSYFFTLFKKYFGCTPKQYQLQKKFKQF
- a CDS encoding aminotransferase class V-fold PLP-dependent enzyme, which translates into the protein MGLGAAVDYLQDIGMDNIAEYEHRLFTYTSEALRNVPGLSIIGTASEKAGVISFTLNGIATESIGQVLNKEGIAIRTGHHCSLPILRRFGIESTARISLAFYNTYREIDVLIDTLWKQVTKTYT
- a CDS encoding lactonase family protein: MYGMTDCRHEYMIYSMSNAADCNEVVAIRQESSNNFAFIKTYKTGGKGTGTQTVDPLGSQGSIILSEDGHFLFVVNAGSNSITSFRITNSGTLILADVKQSGGFLPISLTTHHNFLYVANAGNGSSIASNVTGFQVGKKGRLTEIIGSTKLLSSINAKPTCIVINCNGKKIAVSEQNTNLISVFTVQPDGTLTGPIVSNSSGSGPFGSVFLTNEILLVTEAGTNALSSYKVNHNGTLSVISSSVLNFQTATCWVALSENGRFSYTSNAGGHTITTYKVENNGHLSVSNIIYSTKDGSGAPIDSGVSSNNLYVLNGNEGFISVFHNDRDGKLIRTQVIRDTELPNLGSQGLAILCLTK